One genomic segment of Rhinolophus sinicus isolate RSC01 linkage group LG11, ASM3656204v1, whole genome shotgun sequence includes these proteins:
- the CBLN1 gene encoding cerebellin-1 yields the protein MLGVVELLLLGAVWLAGPARGQNETEPIVLEGKCLVVCDSNPTSDPTGTALGISVRSGSAKVAFSAIRSTNHEPSEMSNRTMIIYFDQVLVNIGNNFDSERSTFIAPRKGIYSFNFHVVKVYNRQTIQVSLMLNGWPVISAFAGDQDVTREAASNGVLIQMEKGDRAYLKLERGNLMGGWKYSTFSGFLVFPL from the exons ATGCTGGGCGTCGTGGAGCTGCTGCTGCTTGGGGCGGTGTGGCTGGCGGGCCCGGCCCGCGGGCAGAATGAGACGGAGCCCATCGTGCTGGAGGGCAAGTGCCTGGTGGTGTGCGACTCCAACCCCACGTCCGATCCCACGGGCACAGCTCTGGGCATCTCTGTGCGCTCCGGCAGCGCCAAGGTGGCTTTCTCCGCCATCAGAAGCACTAACCACGAGCCGTCCGAGATGAGTAATCGCACCATGATCATCTACTTCGACCAG GTACTAGTGAACATCGGGAACAACTTTGATTCAGAACGCAGCACTTTCATCGCCCCGCGCAAAGGGATCTACAGTTTTAACTTCCACGTGGTAAAAGTCTACAACAGACAGACCATCCAG GTGAGCCTCATGTTAAACGGGTGGCCGGTGATTTCAGCCTTCGCTGGTGACCAGGACGTGACCCGGGAGGCCGCCAGCAATGGAGTCCTAATCCAGATGGAGAAAGGCGACCGTGCATACCTCAAGCTGGAGCGGGGGAACTTGATGGGGGGCTGGAAGTACTCGACCTTCTCTGGATTCCTCGTGTTTCCCCTCTGA